One Brassica napus cultivar Da-Ae chromosome A1, Da-Ae, whole genome shotgun sequence genomic region harbors:
- the LOC106351726 gene encoding transcription factor HEC2, translating to MDNSDMLMNMMMQQMEKLPDHFSNPNPNPNSHNIMMLSESNTHPFFFNPNHIHLPLLDPTITHHHHQPGLNFRYAPSTSSSLPDKRGGGGGDNANMAAMREMIFRIAVMQPIHIDPESVKPPKRKNVRISKDPQSVAARHRRERISERIRILQRLVPGGTKMDTASMLDEAIHYVKFLKKQVQSLEEHAVVNGGGVASAPACVGGGYGGKSCGTMRSDHHQMLGNTQILR from the coding sequence atggATAACTCCGACATGCTAATGAACATGATGATGCAGCAAATGGAGAAGCTTCCTGATCACTTCTCTAAcccaaaccctaaccctaattcCCATAACATCATGATGCTCTCCGAATCCAACACTCACCCTTTTTTCTTCAACCCCAACCATATTCATCTCCCACTACTTGACCCAACCATCACTCACCATCACCACCAACCCGGTTTAAATTTCCGGTATGCACCTTCCACTTCATCATCTCTCCCGGACAAAagaggtggaggaggaggcgACAACGCTAACATGGCGGCAATGCGAGAGATGATCTTTCGCATAGCCGTGATGCAACCGATACATATTGATCCGGAATCTGTGAAGCCACCAAAGAGGAAGAACGTGAGGATCTCTAAAGATCCACAGAGCGTGGCGGCTCGACATCGGCGGGAGAGGATAAGCGAACGCATTCGGATTCTTCAACGTCTTGTTCCCGGCGGGACCAAGATGGATACTGCTTCGATGCTCGATGAGGCTATCCATTACGTTAAGTTTCTCAAGAAACAGGTGCAGTCGCTTGAGGAGCATGCGGTGGTTAACGGCGGAGGAGTGGCGTCAGCACCGGCTTGTGTTGGTGGAGGATATGGTGGAAAAAGTTGTGGGACT